The following proteins are encoded in a genomic region of Roseisolibacter agri:
- a CDS encoding tetratricopeptide repeat protein, with translation MRKRVRWTVEGAVLALGVLAAPVALNAQGDALARGTAALRAGRYDEAINTLSGVASRDAAPTARRLHVRALLEVGRDAEAEAAARRYAADPGTGDALQGTLGDVLAHRGAVRDARAAYERALAQRASDSLEVRVALAALLDEAGDRAAARTHWLRVASAGESGRPSASQWVAIGEAQHRLSRTEPARVRQALRAFAAGEAADGGDPEPRLRAGALFLEKFNAPDARTSFESVLRANPRDPRALLGMARIRQFDGAPGGAALADSALKTNPRLPEAHLLLAGTHLEAEDYTRADAAVRSALAVDSTAPDALTMLAAVRRLQGDAPGFESARRRVLARAPRHAALYATLADLAAKHRQYATAARLGAEGVALDSTSWRSHAVRGINQLRLGHADSARASLERAFAGDPYDVWTKNTLDLLDATRGYRTTRTARFTLLADSTESALLTLYLGELLEDGYDKLSRRYGYRPPPIRMELYRSHADFSVRTVGLAGLGALGVSFGPVLAMDAPSARSAGDFHWGATAWHELAHTFTLGVTDNRVPRWLSEGLSVLEERRARPGWGDGPSPAFLSAWREGRVPPPSRLNDGFVRPAFPQQVILSYYAASLVCEMIERDFGAAAVPALLAAYKQGLGTEAAIARALRLDLPTLDRRFDAYVRERFGRAMEAVAGGTGGQYGRLMVAGDSAARAGRTDVAIAAFTGAKALFPEYAEGESPYWRLAQLYQARGDRARAAAELRELTARNGGHLQAQLALAQLREQLGDTAGAAAALEQAIWIWPYDPQVHARLAAHAERLGDTRKVVRERRAVVALAPVDLADARFQLARALVAAGDRAAAKHEVLRALESAPTFAPAQELLLTLVDGGAR, from the coding sequence ATGAGAAAGCGTGTGCGGTGGACGGTGGAAGGCGCGGTGCTGGCGCTGGGCGTGCTGGCCGCACCGGTGGCGCTGAACGCGCAGGGCGACGCGCTCGCCCGCGGCACCGCCGCGCTGCGCGCGGGCCGGTACGACGAGGCGATCAACACGCTGTCGGGCGTCGCGAGCCGCGACGCCGCGCCCACCGCGCGGCGACTGCACGTGCGCGCGCTGCTCGAGGTAGGGCGTGACGCGGAGGCCGAGGCGGCGGCGCGCCGCTATGCCGCGGATCCTGGCACCGGCGACGCGTTGCAGGGAACCCTGGGCGACGTGCTGGCGCATCGCGGCGCGGTGCGCGACGCGCGCGCGGCCTACGAGCGCGCGCTGGCGCAGCGGGCGTCCGACTCGCTGGAGGTGCGCGTCGCGCTCGCGGCGCTGCTGGACGAGGCCGGCGACCGCGCGGCCGCGCGCACGCACTGGCTGCGCGTGGCGTCTGCGGGCGAGAGCGGGCGGCCGAGCGCGTCGCAGTGGGTGGCGATCGGCGAGGCGCAGCACCGGCTGTCGCGCACCGAGCCGGCGCGCGTGCGCCAGGCGCTGCGTGCGTTCGCCGCCGGGGAGGCCGCCGACGGGGGCGATCCCGAGCCGCGGCTGCGCGCTGGCGCGCTCTTCCTGGAGAAGTTCAATGCGCCCGACGCGCGAACGTCGTTCGAGAGCGTGCTGCGCGCGAACCCGCGCGATCCGCGCGCGCTGCTGGGAATGGCGCGCATCCGGCAGTTCGACGGTGCCCCGGGGGGCGCCGCGCTGGCCGATTCCGCGCTGAAGACCAACCCGCGGCTGCCCGAGGCGCACCTGCTGCTCGCGGGCACGCACCTGGAGGCCGAGGACTACACGCGCGCCGATGCGGCGGTGCGCAGTGCACTGGCGGTGGACTCGACGGCGCCCGACGCGCTGACGATGCTCGCCGCCGTGCGGCGCCTGCAGGGCGACGCCCCGGGCTTCGAGTCGGCGCGGCGGCGCGTGCTGGCGCGCGCGCCGCGCCACGCCGCGCTCTACGCGACGCTCGCGGACCTCGCGGCCAAGCACCGCCAGTACGCGACCGCGGCGCGGTTGGGCGCCGAGGGCGTCGCACTGGACTCGACCTCGTGGCGCAGCCACGCGGTGCGTGGCATCAACCAGCTGCGACTGGGGCACGCCGACTCCGCGCGCGCGAGCCTGGAGCGCGCGTTCGCGGGCGACCCGTACGACGTCTGGACGAAGAACACGCTCGACCTGCTGGACGCGACGCGCGGCTACCGCACCACGCGCACGGCGCGCTTCACGCTGCTGGCCGACAGCACCGAGTCGGCGCTCCTCACGCTGTACCTGGGCGAGCTGCTGGAGGACGGCTACGACAAGCTGTCGCGGCGCTACGGCTACCGTCCGCCGCCCATCCGCATGGAGCTGTACCGGTCCCACGCCGACTTCTCGGTGCGCACGGTCGGCCTCGCGGGGCTCGGCGCGCTCGGCGTCAGCTTCGGTCCCGTGCTGGCGATGGACGCACCGTCGGCGCGCAGCGCGGGTGACTTCCACTGGGGCGCGACGGCGTGGCACGAGCTGGCGCACACGTTCACGCTCGGCGTCACGGACAACCGGGTGCCACGCTGGCTGTCCGAGGGGCTGTCGGTGCTGGAGGAGCGGCGCGCGCGACCGGGCTGGGGCGATGGGCCGTCGCCCGCGTTCCTCTCCGCGTGGCGCGAGGGGCGCGTGCCACCGCCGAGCCGGCTGAACGACGGCTTCGTGCGTCCCGCGTTCCCGCAGCAGGTGATCCTCTCGTACTACGCCGCGTCGCTGGTGTGCGAGATGATCGAGCGCGACTTCGGCGCGGCTGCGGTGCCCGCGCTGCTGGCCGCGTACAAGCAGGGGCTCGGCACCGAGGCCGCGATCGCGCGCGCGTTGCGCCTCGACCTGCCGACGCTCGACCGCCGCTTCGATGCCTACGTGCGCGAGCGCTTCGGTCGGGCGATGGAGGCGGTGGCCGGCGGCACGGGTGGCCAGTACGGCCGCCTGATGGTCGCGGGTGACTCGGCGGCGCGCGCGGGGCGGACCGACGTGGCGATCGCCGCGTTCACGGGCGCGAAGGCGCTCTTCCCCGAGTACGCGGAGGGCGAGAGCCCGTACTGGCGGCTCGCGCAGCTGTACCAGGCGCGCGGCGACCGCGCGCGCGCCGCCGCCGAGCTGCGTGAGCTGACGGCGCGCAACGGTGGCCACCTGCAGGCGCAGCTCGCGCTGGCGCAGCTGCGCGAGCAGCTGGGCGACACCGCGGGCGCGGCGGCCGCGCTGGAGCAGGCGATCTGGATCTGGCCGTACGACCCGCAGGTGCACGCGCGCCTGGCGGCGCACGCCGAGCGGCTCGGCGACACGCGGAAGGTCGTGCGCGAACGCCGCGCGGTCGTCGCGCTGGCGCCGGTGGACCTGGCGGATGCACGCTTCCAGCTGGCGCGCGCGCTGGTGGCGGCCGGCGACCGCGCCGCCGCGAAGCACGAGGTGCTGCGCGCGCTGGAGTCGGCGCCGACGTTCGCGCCCGCGCAGGAGCTGCTGCTCACCCTGGTGGACGGAGGTGCGCGATGA
- a CDS encoding DUF4159 domain-containing protein has product MIGRRGIALATALTVAAVAGGMVTAREVAAKQRQEYLTEPLKNTPYDGRYTFARIRFAPRGGGSDFFGRGDPKWSHDYPTAEHNFAKIIVELSTIRPYMEGGNVFTLDDPELFRYPIAYLCEPGFWNPTEAEAAGLRAYLQKGGFIIFDDFFGRHWQNFEAQMQRVLPQGRLVKVDRSHPIFDAFFHVDQPDHGFGSGGGRGAPEFWGIFEDNDPDKRLLAIVNFNNDIGESWEYSDTGMIPVDVTSTSYKLGMNYLVYGMTH; this is encoded by the coding sequence ATGATCGGGAGGCGCGGTATCGCGCTGGCGACGGCGCTGACGGTCGCCGCGGTGGCCGGCGGCATGGTCACGGCCCGCGAGGTCGCGGCGAAGCAGCGCCAGGAGTACCTCACCGAGCCGCTGAAGAACACGCCGTACGACGGACGCTACACCTTCGCGCGCATCCGCTTCGCGCCGCGCGGCGGCGGCTCCGACTTCTTCGGGCGCGGCGATCCGAAGTGGAGCCACGACTACCCGACGGCCGAGCACAACTTCGCGAAGATCATCGTCGAGCTGAGCACGATCCGTCCGTACATGGAGGGCGGCAACGTCTTCACGCTCGACGACCCGGAGCTGTTCAGGTACCCGATCGCGTACCTGTGCGAGCCCGGCTTCTGGAACCCGACCGAGGCCGAGGCGGCGGGGCTGCGCGCGTACCTGCAGAAGGGCGGCTTCATCATCTTCGACGACTTCTTCGGGCGCCACTGGCAGAACTTCGAGGCGCAGATGCAGCGCGTGCTGCCGCAGGGCCGCCTGGTGAAGGTGGACCGGTCGCACCCGATCTTCGACGCGTTCTTCCACGTGGACCAGCCGGACCACGGCTTCGGCTCGGGCGGCGGGCGCGGCGCGCCGGAGTTCTGGGGGATCTTCGAGGACAACGATCCCGACAAGCGGCTGCTCGCGATCGTGAACTTCAACAACGACATCGGCGAGAGCTGGGAGTACTCGGACACGGGGATGATCCCGGTGGACGTCACCAGCACGTCGTACAAGCTGGGCATGAACTACCTCGTGTACGGGATGACGCACTAG
- a CDS encoding MoxR family ATPase, which yields MSAERSTLESQDDVALAERLRAGRDAIVAELRHRIVGQDAVIEQALVALFSGGNCLIVGVPGLAKTLLVSTLARVLDLSFSRIQFTPDLMPSDITGTEILQVDAVSGQRAMSFVPGPIFANVVLADEINRTPPKTQAALLEVMQEHRVTVQGKSYPLDPPFFVFATQNPIELEGTYPLPEAQLDRFMFEIVVDYLSEDDEVAVVRQTTAAPTHRLRPVVTAEELVAFHALVRRVPVSDAVARYAVALARASRPSSPNAPDEVKRFVAFGASVRAPQQLILACKARALMHGRYHVGFEDVRALVRPALRHRVILNFHAQSERVTVDQLVDRLLQAVPVPSARM from the coding sequence CTGTCGGCCGAGCGCTCGACGCTCGAATCGCAGGACGACGTGGCGCTGGCCGAGCGGCTGCGCGCGGGGCGCGACGCCATCGTCGCCGAGCTGCGGCACCGCATCGTGGGGCAGGATGCCGTGATCGAGCAGGCGCTGGTGGCGCTCTTCTCGGGCGGGAACTGCCTGATCGTGGGCGTGCCCGGGCTGGCGAAGACGCTGCTCGTGTCGACGCTGGCGCGCGTGCTCGACCTGAGCTTCTCGCGCATCCAGTTCACGCCCGACCTGATGCCGAGCGACATCACCGGCACCGAGATCCTGCAGGTGGACGCGGTGAGCGGGCAGCGCGCGATGAGCTTCGTGCCGGGGCCGATCTTCGCCAACGTGGTGCTCGCCGACGAGATCAACCGCACGCCGCCCAAGACGCAGGCGGCGCTGCTGGAGGTCATGCAGGAGCATCGCGTGACGGTGCAGGGGAAGAGCTATCCGCTCGACCCGCCGTTCTTCGTCTTCGCGACGCAGAACCCGATCGAGCTGGAGGGCACGTATCCCCTCCCCGAGGCGCAGCTCGACCGCTTCATGTTCGAGATCGTCGTGGACTACCTCTCGGAGGACGACGAGGTGGCGGTCGTGCGCCAGACGACGGCGGCGCCGACGCACCGGCTGCGGCCGGTGGTGACGGCTGAGGAGCTGGTGGCGTTCCACGCGCTGGTGCGCCGCGTGCCCGTGTCGGATGCCGTCGCGCGCTATGCGGTGGCACTCGCACGCGCGAGCCGCCCGTCGTCGCCCAACGCGCCCGACGAGGTGAAGCGCTTCGTCGCGTTCGGGGCGAGCGTGCGCGCGCCGCAGCAGCTGATCCTCGCCTGCAAGGCGCGCGCGCTGATGCACGGCCGCTACCACGTCGGGTTCGAGGACGTGCGCGCGCTCGTGCGACCCGCGCTGCGGCACCGCGTGATCCTCAACTTCCACGCGCAGTCCGAGCGCGTGACCGTCGACCAGCTGGTGGACCGGCTGCTGCAGGCGGTGCCGGTGCCGTCGGCGCGGATGTGA
- a CDS encoding DUF58 domain-containing protein, with amino-acid sequence MATSATPARAGGAATLLDPAVLARIGSLDLVARTVVDGFLGGLHRAPALGASTDFAEHRAYLPGDDPRRVDWRLYARSDRLHVKEFEADTNASVTVLLDVSKSMDFARGGRPTKLRYAKMLAASLLWLARQQRDRVGLITFDSAVRDFVPASGKHLPMALHALDRAQPGGAGELTAPLRASAEHFRRRGIVVVISDLYVEPEAAVDAVLQLRNRGNELLLLHVLDPAERDLPLDDATGFRDLETGDALPVVPKTARAQYRALLDAHLAALAEVTNKRGVLYGLFDTGEPLEAALFRYLAARQRLEHRR; translated from the coding sequence ATGGCCACCTCCGCCACTCCCGCGCGCGCCGGAGGCGCCGCCACGCTCCTGGATCCCGCGGTGCTCGCGCGCATCGGGAGCCTGGACCTCGTCGCGCGCACGGTGGTGGACGGATTCCTGGGTGGGCTGCACCGCGCGCCGGCGCTGGGCGCGAGCACCGACTTCGCGGAGCACCGCGCGTACCTGCCCGGCGACGACCCGCGGCGCGTGGACTGGCGGCTGTACGCGCGCAGCGACCGCCTGCACGTGAAGGAGTTCGAGGCCGACACGAACGCCAGCGTCACCGTGCTGCTCGACGTCTCGAAGTCGATGGACTTCGCGCGCGGCGGCCGGCCGACGAAGCTGCGCTACGCGAAGATGCTGGCCGCGTCGCTGCTCTGGCTCGCGCGCCAGCAGCGCGACCGCGTGGGGCTGATCACCTTCGACTCCGCCGTGCGCGACTTCGTGCCGGCGAGCGGCAAGCACCTGCCGATGGCGCTGCACGCGCTCGACCGCGCGCAGCCCGGCGGCGCGGGCGAGCTGACGGCGCCGCTGCGCGCGTCGGCGGAGCACTTCCGGCGGCGCGGCATCGTGGTGGTGATCTCGGACCTGTACGTAGAGCCCGAGGCAGCGGTGGACGCGGTGCTGCAGCTGCGCAACCGCGGCAACGAGCTGCTCCTGCTGCACGTGCTCGATCCGGCGGAGCGCGACCTGCCGCTGGACGACGCGACGGGCTTCCGCGACCTGGAGACGGGCGACGCGCTGCCCGTGGTGCCCAAGACCGCGCGCGCCCAGTACCGCGCGCTGCTCGACGCGCATCTCGCCGCGCTGGCCGAGGTGACGAACAAGCGCGGCGTGCTCTACGGGCTGTTCGACACGGGCGAGCCGCTGGAGGCGGCGCTCTTCCGCTACCTGGCCGCGCGGCAGCGGCTGGAGCACCGGCGGTAG